Below is a window of Rhizobium jaguaris DNA.
ACGCGCAGGAGATCGAAGAGAACATGTCGCTCTTCGTGCACATGATCATCATGGACTCCGATACCGGCACCGCGATGACGCTCGGCCAGACCTACCTGACGACGTCTCAAGCACCGAAAGCTTTGTCGCGCCATCGGCTCGAATTTCTTAACCGTTAGCAGCGTAAAATAGCGATCCTGAACGGGAAGACCGTCGAAGGAAAGGATCGCGCAAATGGGACTGGTCAGGACAACGTTGATTTCCGTTGGCTGCTGCTTTGCGCTCGCCGCCTGCAACACGACAGACGCCCTGACACCCCCCGAAAGCATCGGCGATGCCGGCTCCAGCCCCGTCACGCAGCGCGATGTCGAGCGCATGGCCGCCGCGCCGCAACGCCAACAGAATTATGAAACCGCGCAGGACAGCTACAGCTACCAGCGGCAAAGTTATCAACAGCAGGGTTACCAGCCGCAGAGCTATGGCGGCGGCGGCTCGCTCGACGATCAGGCGGCCGCGCTGAGAAGCAGCGGTCGCAACCCCTACGCCTCCCGCCCGCTCGACGGTTCCAGGACTGCCTCCATTCCGTCGCAGGGTGCGCAAACCTCGGACGCTGACGAACAGCGCGAGGCCGACCGTCGCCTGGCAGACGATCCGCAGGCGCAACAGCAACAAGCGACCCAGGACCAGCAGAGCGATCAGCAGCAGCCGGAACAGCAGCAAGCCTCCCTTCCCCCTCCCGCTGCGGCGGATAGAAATAGCGTCCGATTCCTGCCGATCATCGGCGCGCCGGTTCAAGCCGTTACACCGCTGTCGCGTCAGCTCGGCGCCGAGGCCCGCGCGCTCGGCCTGACGATCAAGAGCTCCAGCGATTCCAGCGCCGGCTATATCCTGAAGGGTTATCTCTCCGCCTTCGAGGACGGACCGCAGATTTCCGTCACCTATGTGTGGGACGTTCTCGACAATAGCGGTGCCCGCCTGCACCGAATCCAGGGATCGGAAAGCGCGCCGCTGAAGCGCGGCGATCCATGGGCAGCCATCCCGCCCTCCGTCATGCAAAAAATCGCCACTGAAACCATGTCGGAATTCAATTCCTGGCGCGACTCTCGCCGTGGATAGCCACAAGCTTTTCAGAAATATGAAAGCTATCGCACTCTAGCCCCTTGCATTCGAGAGCAAGGCGGTTAAAAGCGCGGCTATCAGGTTGGTAACAGGCGGGCCACAATGAAGGTTTTCGCAGGCAATTCGAACCGGCATCTTGCCGAAGCGATCTGCAATTATCTCAACGTTCCCTTAGGCAAGGCCAGTGTCCGGCGTTTCGCGGACCAGGAAATCTTCGTTGAAATCCAAGAAAACGTGCGCGGCGAGGATGTGTTTGTCGTCCAGCCGACGTCGTTTCCGACCAATGATCATCTGATGGAATTGCTGATCATGATCGATGCGATGCGGCGCTCTTCGGCGCGGCGCATCACGGCAGTCCTTCCCTATTTCGGCTATGCCCGCCAGGATCGCCGCGCCTCCGGGCGCACGCCGATCTCGGCAAAGCTCGTGGCCAACCTCATCACCGAGTCAGGCGCCGACCGCGTGCTGACGCTTGATCTTCATGCCGGTCAGATTCAGGGCTTCTTTGATATCCCCACCGACAATCTCTACGCACTGCCGATCCTGACGCGCGATATCAAGGCGAATTACGATATCGACAACGTGATGGTCGTCTCCCCGGACGTCGGCGGTGTCGTGCGTGCCCGTGCGCTCGCCAAACGCCTCGACTGTCTGCTGGCGATCGTGGACAAACGCCGTGATCGTCCGGGCGAGTCCGAAGTGATGAACATCATCGGCGAAGTGGCCGGCAAAGATTGCATCCTGATCGACGATATCGTCGATTCCGGCGGCACGCTCTGCAATGCGGCCGATGCCCTGCTCGCGCGAGGCGCGGCAAGCGTCACCGCGTACATCACCCACGGCGTTCTCTCCGGCGGCGCCGTTACCCGCGTCGCCAATTCCCAGCTCAAGGAACTGGTGATCACCGATTCCATCCAGCCGACCACGGCTGTGCAATCGGCGCACAATATCCGTGTCATCAGCACTGCCAGCCTGATCGGCGAAGCCATCAACCGCACCAGTCAGGAAGAATCGGTATCGAGCCTGTTCGACTGAGGGCTAGAGCCCCGTGCGTTCATTTGAACGCACAAAGGTCGCTCTAGTTTTGTGAATCTAGAGCATCTTATCCGCTTTCAGGTGGTTCCAGCTGAAAGCAGGATGCTCTAGCCGGCTCCTCTCACGCAGGTTTCGCGTCGACCGGATGGCTTTGTCTCCAGGCAAGCAGTCCTATTCCGATGAGCCCGCTGACAAAGACGGCCGCACCAGCGCCCATAATCGATGGGCCGATGCCAAACCAAGCAAACAGGCTGGGCGACATCAGATAGGCCAGGAAAAGACCAAGGAAGATCGCACACATCAGCAACCGGTAGATCTGCGCCAGACGATGGGGTTCGCTGCGCGTCTGCATCAGATGCAGCATCGCAAGGTTCTCGAAGGGACCGTTGATTGCGGCGAGGCACGCGATGGTCATCAACCATAGGCGATCGTGCACCAGCGGCAGCAGGAAGACACCAGCGCCGAAAATCAGTTTTGCCGCGATGATCCAAACGACTGGTCTGCGCGGCTTCATGTTGCTGAGGATGAGGTTAGCCGTCACGTTGCCGACGCCATAGGCCGTCATCATCAGGCTGTAATCCGTCAATGGATCGGCACTGGTTTCGCGCAAGTGCAGGATCATCCCGAGCAAAATGCCCATCGCCCAAGCGATATTTCCCATCAGGTTCGTGAACAGACCATAGAGTATGGCGGCATGGCCGCGCGCCATTCGCCATCCACCCAGCACACCGTCGACCACCGCTGCCATCCCGGAGAATTCACGCCGGCGCCGCGCGGACGGGAACCTACCGATAGCTAACCAGACGGCCAGGGCGGAAAGCAGGAATGTCGCCGCCGTCACGGTGAAAAATTGCGATTTCGGCAGAAAACCGTTCACCAGCGCAATCATGCTCGGTCCGAGGATGCGAGCCATGCGCCTCGTCGCGTCGAACAATCCGTTGGTTGCGTGACGAAGATCGGGATCGACGGCAATTGTGGGGAGCGTAGCCTGCAAAGACGGATCGAAGGCAGCCGTGAGCAAAGCGATGCATCCGGCAAGCATCATCAATAGCGGCAGGCTCATAAGATGCATGAGGCCGGCGACGGACAGGATCAGCAGGAGAAGAGCGCGCAGGACGTCGACTGAGATCATCGTTGTGCTGTGTCGCCAGCGATCCGTCAGAATTCCACCGAACAGGCTGCCGAAGAGAAGTGCGCCCGACTGCAATGCGGAAACGTAACCCGCGCTGCTGCCGATGAAATCCGCCGCAATCCAGACGACGGCGACCATGTAGAACTCAGATCCGGTCGCCGCCAGCACCTGCCCGGCCCACAGGAGCGAAATCGACCGCTGGGCCAGCGGCTTTAAGACAAACATGTTGGCATTCTGAAATTCGGTCGACTTATTTGATGGCTTGTCCGTTGATCGTCACGGAGTTGTCGTCAGCGATGCTGACGTCCCAACGCGAGCGCCCGTCCGGATCGGTCTTGGCGAATCCCTTGGCCATCATCAGGCCGAAGGACAATTGATTGAGATCCTGTTCCGTCTTTGCAGCGTCTTGAACGGCCGCGATAGTCTTGTCGAGATCGCGGGCAAGCACCGTCATCTTCATGGATACACGGTCCGTTTCGTTCAACCAGCCACGCATGCTGCCGGAGGCTTCGATGTCGTAAAGGCCCGAAATCGCGCTGATTTTCGGAAAATTGATCGTCATCGTTCCGTCCGGGAACATCGCTTGCTGCACCTTGTCATCCATGGCTGCCGTGCCCGCGGGATTGTTGAAGTCGGCCTGCTGCAGAACATCCATCAGGGCGGTAAAATTCAGATTCGGGACCTGCAT
It encodes the following:
- a CDS encoding ribose-phosphate pyrophosphokinase — protein: MKVFAGNSNRHLAEAICNYLNVPLGKASVRRFADQEIFVEIQENVRGEDVFVVQPTSFPTNDHLMELLIMIDAMRRSSARRITAVLPYFGYARQDRRASGRTPISAKLVANLITESGADRVLTLDLHAGQIQGFFDIPTDNLYALPILTRDIKANYDIDNVMVVSPDVGGVVRARALAKRLDCLLAIVDKRRDRPGESEVMNIIGEVAGKDCILIDDIVDSGGTLCNAADALLARGAASVTAYITHGVLSGGAVTRVANSQLKELVITDSIQPTTAVQSAHNIRVISTASLIGEAINRTSQEESVSSLFD
- a CDS encoding MFS transporter, whose amino-acid sequence is MFVLKPLAQRSISLLWAGQVLAATGSEFYMVAVVWIAADFIGSSAGYVSALQSGALLFGSLFGGILTDRWRHSTTMISVDVLRALLLLILSVAGLMHLMSLPLLMMLAGCIALLTAAFDPSLQATLPTIAVDPDLRHATNGLFDATRRMARILGPSMIALVNGFLPKSQFFTVTAATFLLSALAVWLAIGRFPSARRRREFSGMAAVVDGVLGGWRMARGHAAILYGLFTNLMGNIAWAMGILLGMILHLRETSADPLTDYSLMMTAYGVGNVTANLILSNMKPRRPVVWIIAAKLIFGAGVFLLPLVHDRLWLMTIACLAAINGPFENLAMLHLMQTRSEPHRLAQIYRLLMCAIFLGLFLAYLMSPSLFAWFGIGPSIMGAGAAVFVSGLIGIGLLAWRQSHPVDAKPA